A window from Streptomyces subrutilus encodes these proteins:
- the purE gene encoding 5-(carboxyamino)imidazole ribonucleotide mutase encodes MSTSAAPVVGIVMGSDSDWPVMEAAAQALDEFEVPYEVDVVSAHRMPREMVAYGEQAAGRGLKAIIAGAGGAAHLPGMLASVTPLPVIGVPVPLKYLDGMDSLLSIVQMPAGVPVATVSVAGARNAGLLAVRMLAAHDPELLARMRDFQQELNEQATEKGKRLRTKVAGADAFGFGK; translated from the coding sequence ATGAGCACCTCCGCAGCGCCGGTCGTCGGCATCGTCATGGGCTCGGACTCGGACTGGCCGGTCATGGAGGCCGCCGCCCAGGCCCTCGACGAGTTCGAGGTCCCGTACGAGGTCGACGTCGTCTCCGCGCACCGGATGCCGCGCGAGATGGTCGCGTACGGGGAGCAGGCCGCCGGACGCGGCCTCAAGGCGATCATCGCGGGCGCGGGCGGGGCCGCCCACCTGCCCGGCATGCTCGCCTCGGTCACCCCGCTGCCCGTCATCGGCGTGCCGGTGCCGCTGAAGTACCTCGACGGCATGGACTCCCTGCTGTCGATCGTCCAGATGCCCGCCGGCGTCCCCGTCGCCACCGTCTCGGTCGCCGGGGCGCGCAACGCCGGCCTGCTGGCCGTGCGGATGCTGGCCGCGCACGACCCGGAGCTGCTGGCCCGGATGCGCGACTTCCAGCAGGAGCTGAACGAGCAGGCCACCGAGAAGGGCAAGCGGCTGCGCACCAAGGTCGCCGGCGCCGACGCCTTCGGGTTCGGCAAGTGA
- a CDS encoding membrane dipeptidase translates to MADLQDDPPYAGIGAEDLPAPAVESGALERAVELLSVHPVADGSNALVWTLRQRPYHDIETPEAGVDTDIPRLRAGGVGAQFWSLLVPPGGPRDGATDDQVLSDTLEQIDAALALLRRYPDGLLLARTAGDMADARNRGRIASFLGPVPGRTLNGGLGPLRAFHALGVRLLAPAGASWARDGLTDFGHEVVREANRLAVLLDLDGCSPAAARRIAGASKAPVLVSNTAAASLNPHPGNVTDEVLLALREANGLAMVTFDTARTGDSLQAVADHVEHVRSVAGPHCVGLGAAFGTERDTARPPGLTDPSGYPLLIAELLDRGWPEADLALLTWGNAQRVVRDAEFTARAAQHRGS, encoded by the coding sequence ATGGCCGACCTGCAGGACGATCCGCCCTACGCGGGCATCGGCGCGGAGGACCTCCCCGCCCCCGCGGTGGAGTCCGGAGCACTGGAGCGGGCCGTCGAGCTGCTCTCCGTCCACCCCGTCGCGGACGGGTCCAACGCGCTCGTCTGGACCCTGCGGCAGCGTCCGTACCACGACATCGAGACCCCCGAGGCGGGGGTCGACACCGACATCCCGCGGCTGCGCGCCGGGGGAGTGGGGGCGCAGTTCTGGTCCCTGCTCGTCCCGCCCGGCGGACCGCGCGACGGCGCCACCGACGACCAGGTGCTCTCCGACACCCTGGAGCAGATCGACGCGGCCCTCGCGCTGCTGCGCCGCTACCCCGACGGCCTCCTGCTGGCCCGCACCGCGGGCGACATGGCCGACGCCCGCAACCGCGGCCGGATCGCCTCCTTCCTCGGACCCGTACCCGGCCGCACGCTGAACGGCGGACTGGGCCCGCTGCGCGCCTTCCACGCGCTCGGCGTCCGCCTCCTCGCACCCGCGGGCGCGAGCTGGGCCCGCGACGGCCTCACCGACTTCGGCCACGAGGTGGTCCGGGAGGCCAACCGGCTGGCGGTCCTGCTCGACCTCGACGGCTGCTCGCCGGCGGCGGCCCGCCGCATCGCGGGCGCCTCCAAGGCCCCCGTCCTGGTCTCCAACACGGCGGCCGCCTCCCTCAACCCCCACCCGGGCAACGTCACCGACGAGGTGCTGCTCGCGCTCCGGGAGGCGAACGGGCTGGCCATGGTCACCTTCGACACCGCGCGCACCGGCGACTCGCTGCAGGCGGTGGCGGACCACGTGGAACACGTACGGTCCGTCGCGGGCCCGCACTGCGTCGGCCTCGGCGCCGCCTTCGGCACCGAGCGGGACACCGCCCGCCCACCCGGCCTGACCGACCCGTCGGGCTACCCGCTGCTCATCGCCGAACTCCTCGACCGGGGCTGGCCCGAAGCCGACCTGGCCCTCCTGACCTGGGGCAACGCCCAACGCGTGGTACGGGACGCCGAATTCACCGCCCGCGCCGCCCAGCACCGCGGGAGCTAG
- a CDS encoding dipeptidase, with amino-acid sequence MSAAQRLDEARELLAAHPVVDGHNDLPWALREQVRYDLARRDIAGDQSAHLHTDIPRLRAGGVGAQFWSVYVRSDYAGDTAVSATLEQIDAVAQLIDRYPGDLVRALTADDMEAARADGRIASLMGAEGGHSIANSLATLRALYRLGVRYMTLTHNDTIDWADSATDEPRHGGLSDFGREVVREMNRVGMLVDLSHVAATTMRDALAVSAAPVIFSHSSARAVCDHPRNVPDDVLELLPANGGVAMATFVPKFILPAAVEWTLAADENLRAHGFHHLDTTPEAMALHRAFEAARPRPVATAATVADHLDHMRAVAGVDHIGIGGDYDGTAFTPSGLDDVAGYPNLVAELLTRGWSRADLAKLTWSNAVRALRDAEAVSRDLTESRGPSNAVL; translated from the coding sequence GTGAGCGCCGCGCAGCGCCTGGACGAGGCGCGCGAGCTGCTGGCCGCGCACCCCGTGGTGGACGGCCACAACGACCTGCCCTGGGCGCTGCGCGAGCAGGTGCGCTACGACCTGGCCCGCCGGGACATCGCCGGCGACCAGTCCGCCCACCTGCACACCGACATCCCGCGGCTGCGCGCCGGCGGGGTCGGCGCGCAGTTCTGGTCGGTGTACGTGCGTTCCGACTACGCGGGGGACACGGCGGTCAGCGCCACCCTGGAGCAGATCGACGCCGTCGCCCAGCTCATCGACCGCTACCCCGGCGACCTGGTGCGGGCGCTGACGGCGGACGACATGGAGGCCGCCCGCGCCGACGGCCGGATCGCCTCGCTGATGGGCGCCGAGGGCGGCCACTCCATCGCCAACTCGCTCGCCACCCTGCGCGCCCTGTACCGGCTGGGCGTGCGGTACATGACGCTCACCCACAACGACACCATCGACTGGGCGGACTCGGCGACCGACGAACCCCGGCACGGCGGCCTGAGCGACTTCGGCCGCGAGGTCGTCCGCGAGATGAACCGCGTCGGCATGCTCGTGGACCTCTCGCACGTCGCCGCGACGACCATGCGGGACGCGCTGGCGGTCTCGGCCGCACCGGTGATCTTCTCGCACTCCTCCGCGCGGGCCGTCTGCGACCACCCGCGCAACGTCCCCGACGACGTGCTGGAGCTGCTGCCGGCCAACGGCGGCGTCGCCATGGCCACGTTCGTCCCCAAGTTCATCCTCCCGGCGGCGGTCGAGTGGACCCTCGCGGCGGACGAGAACCTGCGCGCCCACGGCTTCCACCACCTCGACACCACCCCCGAGGCGATGGCCCTGCACCGGGCCTTCGAAGCCGCCCGCCCGCGCCCGGTGGCCACGGCCGCCACGGTCGCGGACCACCTGGACCACATGCGCGCGGTGGCCGGCGTCGACCACATCGGCATCGGCGGGGACTACGACGGCACGGCCTTCACCCCCTCCGGGCTGGACGACGTGGCGGGCTACCCGAACCTGGTCGCGGAACTGCTCACCCGCGGCTGGTCCCGGGCCGACCTGGCCAAACTGACCTGGTCGAACGCGGTACGGGCGCTGCGCGACGCGGAGGCGGTCTCCCGCGACCTCACCGAGTCCAGGGGCCCGTCGAACGCGGTGCTCTAG